In Phyllopteryx taeniolatus isolate TA_2022b chromosome 6, UOR_Ptae_1.2, whole genome shotgun sequence, one genomic interval encodes:
- the nes gene encoding nestin, producing MMDLHIPAHSRHVAQEKHQMLDLNRRLQSYLGRVKLLEEENTLLAQEIQTLRYGHRGASVREKSLKEDLHRARAELDEVWRERVYAQMEVCRMSNEMRNVERTWQKEAQEQVEVRAKIEVSRKELEEEHGAQRWLSERISQLEQEMEHLVRNHEEDVAHLEVTLSHSAPPCFTPTPDLFQLEKELCQRASRAWQETAEAYQGQLDQLEESLKETGARLCETERHKNKYQAQLWALERERISEGDVKTQLEETAVQQREEHRQQINTLQEHWEGLEKEKHQLGQQFDLLVKENRGLLQQKMSLGLEVVTYRALLDGESLRRDDLALLKESRNISLKDAPVKPLRANYQLPAHSKTLTSVWRPPITSTTPLRSKPITVSQAQKDEDTTMREAKQESLYPKILHNGAMEEFRAQEVDEKVIYAEALSSPGEEEREERPAECTDGGKVEEHGRRSEEKAAASFLLESAAPPLTKDITQYKSGTQEQKTEILEVTEETFSSLTSVPVEAWMEENMQEEKAADGFQLRSGASLLTKEISNHQSNTQELTPDILGITEKTISSSVVDCYQEQSTCLLVEDKAAVDFQLQLEAMPLTEKITQHQSNSQELKSELLGMTEDTFSSSPSVPVEVRMEEDEQEEKSSSGTEALLQDTPEPSRLFSQCEFNPVDTTEISQEIIYSTLGTTVMEGVDVLYPDGEEMDTWDSVIDKKVHVESSEPKQEAKRQYAEPEEDISTRRSEPSREEMKKQKDEIQLQREEFLPHPDDNDEDEDSQNVSVSWRTELESDSYAQENTLADTRPLIRYTSDEMDANTQASHVDESESSDGEQDGKIGELGGTAWRESTNKNFGTMEDLCEEVEEEVLEYDLEYSHTDLEASGLEKETSKVSEDNLNKEVAADVDNVELETDQLVEQELENLSTDRYAFHFAQALADESHVVLPEDEDHGMMTMEQEIVMESDVQVTRKLELRDTRQLQRWQELQEEMKIKEEALTEYDVQVEREQNRRSSTQPQWDSLDNDAKEKVEEKEVQDGIMMREQEVITESDVQVECKLDLMDSVRPQRWQEVEEEEVVLDGMIKMEEVITESDVQVECDQNIRDSMQPQFYSQAHDAKEKVEEEEMQYRIMNMEEEVLTESHVQVERDLDFEDSMQLQLDSQARYAKEKAEEKEIQDAIITMDQEIITESGIQVERELYRRDLATPQLDTVDDEEKVLDEIITVEQEKGDKGKLPSGRDTYLHGEDNMDLGDSIVSQLDITDNEELEKMEEKEAQDRVMKIEEIITKCDVQVEREQDLMDSMQPQLDTQARDAKEKVEEEELQNAIMTMKQQVITESGIQVERDLDQRDLAPPQLDTVDDEEKVLDEIMTMEQEEDDKRKLPSCVDPDLHREGNLDLGDTIVPQLDTLDDEEMEEQEVQDGMIMTKKEEANRVIFPSHMDPDFQVEENLDLGNFVQPQLDTPDEDLEEVQNGIKQKEEQKVYMLSCRESNVQVERNLDLVQPQVDSPDDSVEEMEEKEVQDGMLSMEQEEANKVNLPYMDPDVQVEDNLNLRHCIPAQLDSPDDFVEEVKDEMLKQEEAEKLYLLSCMESVVQVERNLELVQPQVDSPDDDSVEEMEEKEVQDGMLSMEQEEANKVNLPYMDPDVQVEDNLNLRHCIPAQLDSPDDFVEEVKEEMLKQEEAEKLYLLSCMESVVQVERNLELVQPQVDSPDDDSVEEMEEKEVQDGMLSMEQEEANKVNLPYMDPDVQVEDNLNLRHCIPAQLDSPDDFVEEVKEEMLKQEEAEKLYLLSCMESVVQVERNLELVQPQLDSPDDDSVEEMEEKEVEDGMLTMEQEEADKVNLPYMDPDVQVEDNLNLRDCIPPQLDSPDDFVEEVKDEMLKQEEAEKLYLLSCMESVVQVQRNLELVQPQLDSPDDDSVEEMEEKEVEDGMLTMEQEEADKVNLPYMDPDVQVEDNLNLRDCIPPQLDSPDDFVEEVKDEMLKQEEAEKLYLLSCMESVVQVQRNLELVQPQLDSPDDDSVEEMEEKEVEDGMLTMEEQEVQDGMIMTKKEEANRVILPSHMDPDFQVEENLDLGNFVQPQLDTPDEDLEEVQNGIKQKEEQKVYMLSCRESNVQVESNLDLVQPQVDSPDDDSVEEMEEKEVQDGMLSMEQEEANKVNLPYMDPDVQVEDNLNFRDFILPQLDCPDDFAEEVKDEMLKKEEADKLYLLSCMESVVQVERNLNLLQPQLDSPDDEEKVQDKIMTKEEEVANNVNFPFCMDPNVQVEDNLDLRDFIQPKLDSPDDYVKDVQDVTINQEDAIKMNLPVCIDTDLQIEDNLGLRDIVQPQLGSPDKKDTDDEVVQEVSEAPEKREDEFELNVSMVTHSDETFSEFLCGPDVQEEDKEEECLEKPQSEYQNQESLLQQYTFSVIEDVAGHLADEWNVLGKTSEDIDIRHPKDQRDSVVSHFREERGDGESSSTFDEDPVEISTETLPEETVIIAMKHSSSEFHKTNGKDKRDFWASSLKVDAAYRSDIPTVTSAIHDVEFGSDLDWGKAVNGSSAHECAAKKEEHVTGVSVHSDESEVEGGAWSSGDE from the exons GGTGAGCAGGAAGGAGTTGGAGGAGGAGCACGGGGCTCAGAGGTGGCTCAGCGAGAGAATCAGCCAGCTGGAGCAGGAAATGGAGCACCTGGTTCGGAACCACGAGGAAGACGTGGCCCACTTGGAGGTTACGCTGAGCCATTCGGCACCACCGTGTTTCACTCCGACACCGGACTTGTTTCAACTGGAGAAGGAGCTCTGCCAGCGGGCCTCCAGGGCATGGCAGGAGACGGCGGAAGCCTACCAGGGACAGCTAGACCAATTGGAGGAGAGCCTGAAGGAGACCGGAGCCCGTTTGTGTGAGACGGAGCGCCACAAGAATAAGTACCAGGCCCAGCTATGGGCcctggagagagagaggatcTCTGAAGGGGATGTTAAGACACAACTGGAGGAAACGGCGGTGCAGCAGAGGGAAGAACACAGACAGCAGATAAACACACTTCAG GAGCACTGGGAGGGGCTAGAGAAGGAGAAGCACCAACTGGGCCAGCAGTTTGACCTTCTGGTGAAGGAGAACCGAGGCCTGCTCCAGCAGAAGATGTCTCTGGGCCTGGAGGTGGTCACCTACag AGCTTTGCTGGATGGCGAGAGCCTGCGACGGGACGATCTCGCTCTACTGAAAGAGTCCAGAAACATTTCACTTAAAG ATGCGCCTGTGAAGCCTTTACGAGCGAATTACCAACTACCTGCTCACTCTAAGACCCTCACGTCAGTCTGGAGACCACCTATAACTTCAACGACGCCCTTGAGGAGCAAGCCCATAACTGTCAGCCAGGCTCAGAAGGATGAAGATACAACAATGCGAGAGGCCAAACAAGAAAGTCTGTATCCCAAAATACTGCATAATGGAGCCATGGAAGAGTTCAGAGCGCAGGAGGTGGATGAAAAAGTGATTTACGCAGAGGCTCTATCGTCTCCGGGTGAGGAGGAACGTGAGGAACGCCCTGCTGAATGTACAGATGGTGGTAAAGTGGAGGAACATGGTAGGAGAAGTGAGGAAAAAGCAGCTGCCAGCTTTCTACTCGAGTCGGCAGCTCCGCCACTCACTAAGGATATCACTCAGTACAAGTCAGGAACCCAGGAACAGAAAACCGAAATTCTGGAAGTGACAGAAGAAACCTTCAGTTCCTTGACAAGTGTTCCAGTTGAGGCATGGATGGAGGAAAATATGCAAGAGGAAAAAGCAGCTGACGGTTTTCAGCTCCGGTCAGGAGCTTCACTACTCACTAAGGAGATTAGTAACCACCAATCAAACACTCAGGAACTGACACCGGACATTCTGGGAATCACAGAGAAGACCATCAGTTCCTCGGTTGTTGACTGCTATCAGGAGCAGTCAACATGTCTTCTGGTAGAGGATAAAGCAGCCGTCGACTTTCAGCTACAGTTGGAAGCAATGCCACTCACTGAGAAGATCACGCAGCACCAATCAAACAGTCAGGAACTGAAATCAGAACTTCTGGGGATGACAGAGGATACCTTCAGTTCCTCGCCAAGTGTTCCGGTTGAGGTGCGTATGGAGGAAGATGAGCAGGAGGAAAAGTCAAGTTCTGGAACGGAAGCATTACTGCAAGACACCCCGGAACCCAGTCGTCTGTTTTCCCAGTGTGAGTTCAACCCAGTGGACACTACTGAGATCAGTCAGGAAATAATCTACTCCACCTTGGGAACGACTGTGATGGAAGGAGTGGACGTGCTGTATCCAGATGGAGAAGAGATGGACACATGGGACAGTGTGATTGATAAGAAGGTCCATGTTGAGTCAAGTGAACCCAAACAAGAAGCGAAAAGACAGTATGCAGAACCAGAGGAGGACATCTCAACAAGAAGGTCTGAGCCAAGCCGAGAGGAAATGAAGAAGCAAAAAGATGAGATTCAGCTTCAACGTGAAGAGTTTTTGCCACATCCTGATGACAACGATGAGGATGAGGACTCCCAAAACGTCTCTGTGTCGTGGAGGACCGAGCTGGAGAGCGACAGCTACGCTCAGGAGAACACGCTGGCTGACACTCGTCCGCTCATCAGGTACACCAGCGACGAGATGGACGCCAACACACAAGCGTCCCATGTGGATGAGAGCGAGTCCAGTGATGGTGAGCAAGACGGGAAGATTGGAGAGTTGGGTGGAACTGCCTGGAGAGAgagcacaaacaaaaactttGGAACCATGGAGGATCTTTGTGAGGAAGTTGAAGAAGAGGTGTTAGAATATGATCTGGAATATTCTCACACCGACCTGGAAGCTTCTGGACTGGAAAAAGAAACCTCGAAAGTCAGTGAGGACAATTTGAATAAAGAAGTAGCTGCAGATGTGGATAATGTGGAGCTTGAGACTGACCAACTTGTGGAGCAGGAATTGGAGAACCTATCCACCGACAGATACGCTTTCCACTTTGCTCAAGCGTTGGCCGATGAGAGCCATGTGGTGCTTCCTGAGGATGAGGATCATGGAATGATGACCATGGAACAAGAAATCGTCATGGAATCCGACGTCCAAGTCACACGCAAACTGGAGCTTAGGGACACCAGGCAGCTTCAGAGGTGGCAGGAGTTGCAGGAGGAGATGAAGATTAAAGAAGAAGCCCTCACGGAATATGATGTCCAAGTGGAACGTGAACAGAACCGAAGGAGTTCCACGCAGCCTCAGTGGGACTCTCTGGATAATGATGCCAAGGAAAAGGTGGAAGAGAAGGAGGTCCAAGATGGAATAATGATGAGGGAACAAGAAGTAATCACAGAATCTGATGTCCAAGTGGAATGCAAGTTGGACTTAATGGATTCTGTGCGGCCTCAGAGGTGGCAGGaggtggaagaggaggaggtggtcctggatggaATGATTAAGATGGAAGAAGTCATCACAGAATCTGATGTCCAAGTGGAATGTGACCAGAACATTAGAGATTCCATGCAGCCTCAGTTCTACTCTCAGGCTCATGACGCCAAAGAAAaggtggaagaggaggagatgcAATATAGAATAATGAACATGGAAGAAGAAGTCCTCACAGAATCTCATGTCCAAGTGGAACGTGATCTTGATTTTGAAGATTCCATGCAGCTTCAGTTGGACTCTCAGGCTCGTTATGCCAAAGAAAAGGCAGAAGAAAAGGAGATCCAAGATGCAATCATTACCATGGATCAAGAAATCATCACAGAATCGGGCATCCAAGTGGAACGTGAGCTGTACCGCAGGGATTTGGCTACGCCTCAGTTAGACACTGTGGACGATGAGGAGAAGGTCCTGGATGAAATAATAACTGTGGAACAAGAAAAGGGCGACAAGGGGAAATTGCCATCCGGCAGGGATACTTATCTCCATGGAGAAGACAATATGGACCTTGGCGATTCCATCGTGTCTCAATTGGACATTACGGATAATGAGGAGTTGGAAAAGATGGAAGAGAAGGAGGCCCAGGATAGAGTGATGAAAATTGAAGAAATCATCACAAAATGTGATGTCCAAGTGGAACGTGAACAGGACCTTATGGATTCCATGCAGCCTCAGTTGGACACCCAGGCTCGTGATGCCAAAGAAAaggtggaagaggaggagctcCAAAATGCAATAATGACCATGAAACAACAAGTCATCACGGAATCGGGCATCCAAGTGGAACGTGACCTGGACCAGAGGGATTTGGCTCCGCCTCAATTAGACACTGTGGATGATGAGGAGAAGGTCCTGGATGAAATAATGACCATGGAACAAGAAGAGGATGACAAGCGGAAATTGCCATCATGCGTGGATCCTGATCTCCATAGAGAAGGCAATCTGGACCTCGGGGATACAATCGTGCCTCAGTTGGACACACTGGATGATGAGGAGATGGAAGAGCAGGAGGTCCAGGATGGAAtgataatgacaaaaaaagaagaggccAATAGAGTGATTTTTCCATCACACATGGATCCCGATTTCCAGGTAGAAGAAAACCTGGACCTAGGGAATTTTGTGCAGCCTCAGTTGGACACACCAGATGAAGATTTGGAAGAGGTCCAGaatggaataaaacaaaaagaggaacagAAAGTGTACATGCTGTCCTGCAGAGAATCTAATGTCCAAGTGGAAAGGAATCTGGACTTGGTGCAGCCTCAAGTGGACTCTCCAGATGACTCAGTGGAAGAGATGGAAGAAAAAGAGGTTCAAGATGGAATGTTGAGCATGGAGCAAGAAGAGGCTAACAAAGTGAACCTGCCATACATGGATCCTGATGTCCAAGTAGAAGACAATCTCAACCTCAGGCATTGCATCCCGGCTCAATTGGACTCTCCGGATGACTTTGTGGAGGAAGTCAAGGATGAAATGTTGAAACAAGAAGAAGCAGAGAAACTTTACCTGCTGTCCTGCATGGAATCTGTTGTTCAAGTGGAACGCAATCTGGAGTTGGTGCAGCCTCAAGTGGACTCTCCAGATGATGACTCAGTGGAAGAGATGGAAGAAAAAGAGGTTCAAGATGGAATGTTGAGCATGGAGCAAGAAGAGGCTAACAAAGTGAACCTGCCATACATGGATCCTGATGTCCAAGTAGAAGACAATCTCAACCTCAGGCATTGCATCCCGGCTCAATTGGACTCTCCGGATGACTTTGTGGAGGAAGTCAAGGAGGAAATGTTGAAACAAGAAGAAGCAGAGAAACTTTACCTGCTGTCCTGCATGGAATCTGTTGTTCAAGTGGAACGCAATCTGGAGTTGGTGCAGCCTCAAGTGGACTCTCCAGATGATGACTCAGTGGAAGAGATGGAAGAAAAAGAGGTTCAAGATGGAATGTTGAGCATGGAGCAAGAAGAGGCTAACAAAGTGAACCTGCCATACATGGATCCTGATGTCCAAGTAGAAGACAATCTCAACCTCAGGCATTGCATCCCGGCTCAATTGGACTCTCCGGATGACTTTGTGGAGGAAGTCAAGGAGGAAATGTTGAAACAAGAAGAAGCAGAGAAACTTTACCTGCTGTCCTGCATGGAATCTGTTGTTCAAGTGGAACGCAATCTGGAGTTGGTGCAGCCTCAACTGGACTCTCCAGATGATGACTCAGTGGAAGAGATGGAAGAAAAAGAGGTTGAAGATGGAATGTTGACCATGGAGCAAGAAGAGGCTGACAAAGTGAACCTGCCATACATGGATCCTGATGTCCAAGTAGAAGACAATCTCAACCTCAGGGATTGCATCCCGCCTCAATTGGACTCTCCGGATGACTTTGTGGAGGAGGTCAAGGATGAAATGTTGAAACAAGAAGAAGCAGAGAAACTTTACCTGCTGTCCTGCATGGAATCTGTTGTTCAAGTGCAACGCAATCTGGAGTTGGTGCAGCCTCAACTGGACTCTCCAGATGATGACTCAGTGGAAGAGATGGAAGAAAAAGAGGTTGAAGATGGAATGTTGACCATGGAGCAAGAAGAGGCTGACAAAGTGAACCTGCCATACATGGATCCTGATGTCCAAGTAGAAGACAATCTCAACCTCAGGGATTGCATCCCGCCTCAATTGGACTCTCCAGATGACTTTGTGGAGGAGGTCAAGGATGAAATGTTGAAACAAGAAGAAGCAGAGAAACTTTACCTGCTGTCCTGCATGGAATCTGTTGTTCAAGTGCAACGCAATCTGGAGTTGGTGCAGCCTCAACTGGACTCTCCAGATGATGACTCAGTGGAAGAGATGGAAGAAAAAGAGGTTGAAGATGGAATGTTGACCATGGAAGAGCAGGAGGTCCAGGATGGAAtgataatgacaaaaaaagaagaggccAATAGAGTGATTTTGCCATCACACATGGATCCCGATTTCCAGGTAGAAGAAAACCTGGACCTAGGGAATTTTGTGCAGCCTCAGTTGGACACACCAGATGAAGATTTGGAAGAGGTCCAGaatggaataaaacaaaaagaggaacagAAAGTGTACATGCTGTCCTGCAGAGAATCTAATGTCCAAGTGGAAAGCAATCTGGACTTGGTGCAGCCTCAAGTGGACTCTCCAGATGATGACTCAGTGGAAGAGATGGAAGAAAAAGAGGTTCAAGATGGAATGTTGAGCATGGAGCAAGAAGAGGCTAACAAAGTGAACCTGCCATACATGGATCCTGATGTCCAAGTAGAAGACAATCTCAACTTCAGGGATTTCATCCTGCCTCAATTGGATTGTCCGGATGACTTTGCAGAGGAGGTCAAGgatgaaatgttgaaaaaagaagaagcagatAAACTTTACCTGCTCTCCTGCATGGAATCTGTTGTTCAAGTGGAACGCAATCTGAACTTGTTGCAGCCTCAGCTGGACTCTCCAGATGACGAGGAGAAAGTCCAAGATAAAATAATGACCAAGGAAGAGGAAGTGGCCAACAATGTGAACTTTCCATTCTGTATGGATCCAAATGTCCAAGTGGAAGACAATCTGGACCTCAGGGATTTCATCCAGCCTAAACTAGACTCTCCAGATGACTATGTGAAGGATGTCCAGGATGTAACGATAAACCAAGAAGATGCCATCAAGATGAATTTACCAGTCTGCATAGATACTGATCTCCAGATTGAAGACAATCTAGGCCTCAGGGATATCGTCCAGCCTCAGTTGGGCTCTCCAGACAAGAAAGATACAGATGATGAGGTGGTTCAGGAGGTCTCAGAAGCTCCAGAGAAAAGGGAGGACGAGTTTGAGCTCAACGTTTCAATGGTGACGCATTCTGATGAAACCTTTAGTGAGTTTCTCTGTGGCCCCGACGTgcaagaagaagacaaagaagaagagtGTCTGGAGAAGCCACAGTCTGAATATCAAAACCAAGAAAGTCTCCTCCAACAATATACTTTTTCCGTGATAGAAGATGTTGCTGGCCATCTGGCAGATGAATGGAATGTCCTGGGGAAGACCAGTGAGgacattgacatcagacatcCAAAAGATCAAAGAGACTCTGTTGTGAGTCATTTTCGTGAGGAAAGAGGCGATGGCGAGAGTTCCTCCACATTTGACGAGGACCCCGTTGAAATCTCCACGGAGACGTTGCCCGAGGAAACCGTCATCATTGCTATGAAGCACTCATCGTCGGAATTCCACAAAACCAATGGCAAAGACAAGCGGGACTTTTGGGCCTCGTCCTTGAAAGTGGACGCTGCTTATAGATCAGACATCCCCACGGTAACGTCCGCGATTCACGACGTGGAGTTCGGCAGCGACCTGGACTGGGGGAAGGCGGTCAACGGGAGTTCTGCACACGAATGCGCCGCTAAGAAGGAGGAGCACGTGACAGGGGTGTCCGTGCATTCCGATGAGTCGGAAGTTGAAGGAGGAGCCTGGTCTTCCGGGGACGAATAG